The Pyrus communis chromosome 8, drPyrComm1.1, whole genome shotgun sequence region CAGGAACTAATAGTGGGAATTGCTCCTCGcactaaaaagaaaaagtcCTCTTGCACTTTTTCCTCCCAGGGAGGAGTGCACGATGAATTTTTCGGAGTACCAATAGCACCATCCTTAATTATTAAGGTTTATTTATTGATGTGCTCAAGtataagtttttaattaagttGGGGACTGACTGTAAACATATATTACACCTCTAATCAGTTGTTTTAGTTTACTCTAATTTTTATCGTAAAAGAGTTCAGCCTAattcctttctctctcatcaTATTCTACTTCTCGTTCTAAGTAAGCGTCTATATTCTATCTGCCTCTGTTTTTTGTCCCTTTTCTACGTATCAGTCCCAAATTGCTCATAAGGTAGAGAACTAGAGATCCATACGTAAGAGTCAAGCCAACACTCAATAGTCAAGGAAACACTAGTTTCAGATCCAAGGGGAGGAATCAAAGGACCTGATCATACAGATGAGGAACAACGTCCATGGTTAATTACAAAGAAGGATAGTAACAAGAAAGCTTAACGAGAGCAAAGGAGTGTGATATTGGAGTTCAGAAGTGGAAGAAAGCACTCAGTATCGGATATTTGAATGTACATACTTAGTAACCACTCCGTTCATGGTTGCTTACCGGTTTAATTGTATAATTGTGTggctgaaaagaaaaataacatgaCTCTTTCTTAATGATTTTACTGCTTCCATGATTACAAGTGAAGTTGATTTGCATTCCAAATTACAAGAGTTCTTAAACTTCAGATTACAAAACTTGAGGTCAAGTTTGGGTAACTAGGAAGAATCATATGGATGACAAAAGAAATTCtacatttattaaaatatagGTCAAAGGTAAAAACAAGATTAGGAATTAATAACTAGGGTATATGATAAGTCGAATTATTTTAAATGTTTAGCGTTTGACATTCCTGTGCAATAGGGTATATGATAAGTCAGAATTTCCTGTgcaaaaggcctcggtgtttGACAATATTAATGTGAAATAATAATCTATGAACATTACATCACATAGAATCAGCTTGGTTACATGAAGCGTGCAACTTAGTAAACATAAGTCTAGGTTTAGAATTCGAAAGTGCAAACTGGTGATGCTTCAATCCCTTTAACCTCTCTCATACCAACAGTACGTACCCAATGTAAAAAGTGTAAACAGCTTATaattaggggtgtgatatccacacaccccattttacttctcacacacctttttaattttcggctgtcggatcggatgaattgaagaagatcaacggacagaaattatcaaagggtgtgtgagaagtaaaatggggtgtgtggatagcacacccctataaTTATTGCTTATGCTCAGAAGAGTTGAATGCTTCTTGATTGATACAAGCCTATTGGATTATCTTTTATTCAAGCTATATACGGTCAAAATATGCCTGCATAGATTGTGTGCCTCCAAAGAGAAGAGACTTGCTTGTTTCAAAGTAATACTAGAGGAAACAGAAACACACAGGACTGAGGTGACAGCAAAGATCAAGTATTTGATCTCGCATTGGGGCGAGGCTGAATCAGTTCGGTAATTGGTTATGGCTGCGACTTCCGTATGTGCATTAAACATCGTCTGGAAtaggataaaaaataaaaacaaagaaataaattcACATGTTTGTAGTCACTGGTTCCTTAAGAATAACTGAGAAAAGAtatgattgtgttttcaagtaatattagCCAGCATCTGAGCTACTGAAAAACAATGACGAACCTGCACATTTATATGTCTACAATACGCAGCTCGTCTCAGTTCAAGAAATATTTTGTGACAATCAATATCTCCGTTTCAGCATCAAAGAATAAGGGAAGTTCAAAGTGAAGAAAACATACTGAAATATGGACTTaccaaaaacaaatacaaagaaTTACATGAATCAGGAAGAAGCTTATTACCTTCTCTTTTACAACTTCTTCCCTATTCGAGTTTTGATTCTGCTTTTCGGAAATGCTTGGAGTTGTGTCAAGATCAGGCACAAGTTGTTGCTTCCATTCAAACTGAGAAGTGATTATGAGAATAAGAAGCAGAAAAACAAGCAGCACTGGTCTTGACATCGTTCGCATTTCTTTTAGACCTGTTCAATAGTCAAACCAAGCAAAATACGAATTACAAAACCAGACTAGGCATTCATCAACTACAAGTTATATTCTACTACTTCTATTTTCCAATTTGGGTTCCAAGTATTGGAAAAGAGTTTGACAAAGAAATAGCACTTGCACTCCATCTTCCTGTACGTAACATAGAAGTTTATGGAAAAATTTCTAGTGAATTCCCTTTGACAGTACGATGCATGGACACGGACACGGACAAGGACGTAGACGCAGGGATATGTCAAATTAACAAGAAGAATCGCTGTATGACCACAAGGGAATACGACACAACACGACGATACGAGGGGATACCGCTGTGTCCAAACATCATAGATTTGACATAATAACTGATTTTTGTTGGCTAAAGGAAAATTCTGTCTAAGCAATGTTTTCTTGACTGAATACCAGGTGACGACTGGTGATGATTTTAGCACCAAAGGCCCTAATCCGTGCCTGGATTCAACAAATTCCGATAACTTACAGACTCAATGAGACAAAATCATTAACCGGAAACTACTATTGCTTCAATTCAAGTGATTCAAAGTCCATAAAATGAGGAATTTCAGACCATTTTCATGTCCCAGAAAttcccagcaaccaaacagacacAACATCCATTGAAGCATTACATGTGAAGAAACGATGTCGGAGCAAAGCATTAAACAATAAACATCgtaggaaacaaacaaacaaaaaacatcATAAGTAATTAGACAATACTGcagaaatcaaatccaaatacGTAACTCAGGTGCAACTAATTCCAAAGCAGTTCAATTGCGCTCTGTCTCTCAACCAATCCAAACCAAATACGAACAAATTTGTatgattgaaattttgaaatgctAAACGATTTCCCGTCCTAGAATTTACTTTTCCCGGGAAACAAACAGAACCCAGAAAAGGAAAGTCAACCAACAATAGAAAATCAGCAGACGCAAATTGAAACGGAAGGGGAGACTTACAGATCGGCAGCAGGGGCTATAGAACCCTAACTTCATGATCGGTGGCTCGAAAATGTTATAGGCTAATGGAATTGAGAAAAGCTATCCGCTTTGAATAATTAATTGGGATTGAATAGGATGCTTGCGGTAGCTttcaattttgttgaaaaataatcaattttCACTTTTTCCGGCGGATAATAGAAAATGGACTTGAAAGTTGGCTTCGGCCCTTGCTGTAATATTTTCAGTTTccgaaaaaacaaaaatcctaAGTGCTTTTATTATAACATGCTATTATGCTaataattttattgtattttaataTAGAATGTATCCTACTACACATTAGTGACCGATTAATCCCCCTTTCAAAGCAGTCCGGTATCTGATGAGATGATAGCTAGGTGCTTATTGAAAAAACGGTTCTATAAGTCATAATTTTTCTACCAAATATAATCAAAAGCGTTTCTCTACTCTCATGATGTGTTTTTAGCAATTCCAAACAAATACGCAACTCATTACACCATTAGACAAGTATTCAGGACCACCAATATATATCTTTGATATTACCAAATACCTCTCCAGGTAACCATAGGTTACCGATTTTGTGTTGTTCGTCGTGTAAAGTGCAAATAACGGTATCTCAATAAATTATTAGATGCTTTTATCACAGGTGGCTTGTCCACCCTAAGCCACCCTTACTTTCGTATGGCACTTTGGTTTGTTCATCCCAACTTTGaagctcttctttttttttctgttttttttttttaaaaaaaaaccatattatCTACACAAAAAGGAATAGGGTGATCTTAGCTTCACAATGGGTTAACAAtgatatggttcaaattcacctttaacgaaaatcgaacctaatatctctcatttacaaatgaaaatgaatactacTATATCATAATAGACAACTTTGAAGCCCTTTTAGATCTGTTTAATGGTTTTATTTGTTTAGGTATCAATGAAGGCTTCCAAATTTTAAATGGTAGTTCCTTGAAGAAAATCTTTTGAAAATTTATAGAAATATATCTAAGAATCAGTGGCATAACAATTAATAATAAACCCTAGCTCACAGATGATCTAGCTATCAAAATAACTATACAACACACCAGACTCTACTCTCCACTGCAGTGCCCCAACACCGTTACACAACTCGAAATTCCTTGCCTCTAGCTATCTGTAATTTTACAAAAACAACTTCTATACCGTGGAATGGTGTACCGGATTGATGATTAAACTCGATAAGTTGCGAAGCATGCATGAGCGACAATAATAGATATGTGTCGCTAGTTTCATCTCAATTTATAAAATGTCACCATTAATTCATAAAATCTTTGTTGATCTGTTATTGAGTTTAGTTATGTTATGAAAATGTTTCTCAACTTGTTCAATTGTTGTATTGGACAGGGGGGATTGCggtattttcattttaaaagtgATTGAGTTGTTTGCTGACCTTCCTTTTGGATGTAGTTATGTCGGTGAACGTCCCTGCATTCCGACCCAGGGTGGCAATTGACATGTTGCACAGGATGCACAATGTGTAGAGTGAGttgtaattaaaaattttagtgTAGAAACAATGTTAGTTGTGATTATATTGCTGATATGCTGTGGAGGAGATCTTTTCCATTTGTTGACCAAGTTTGTAATTGTTTGGGATGAACTCATTGTATTGGACAACTGTTTGATAaggatattattttattttattttttggggtaCAAAGATACTACCCCTACTCTAAGGGAGTGGGGGGAGTGGGATAAACCtcataatgtggttcaaattcgcttttgatgaaaatttgatgaaaatcgaacctaagacctctcacttacactTATAAGTggagaggaataccactagaagTACTATGTGGCCTCCAACTTTGTAGTTGATTTGGATGAATTCCAAGTGTTTGGGGATTCTTTCTTAATCTCCTTCAACATTGTTATTTGTTC contains the following coding sequences:
- the LOC137742560 gene encoding uncharacterized protein isoform X1; translation: MRTMSRPVLLVFLLLILIITSQFEWKQQLVPDLDTTPSISEKQNQNSNREEVVKEKTMFNAHTEVAAITNYRTDSASPQCEIKYLIFAVTSVLCVSVSSSITLKQASLFSLEAHNLCRHILTVYSLNKR
- the LOC137742560 gene encoding uncharacterized protein isoform X2, with translation MRTMSRPVLLVFLLLILIITSQFEWKQQLVPDLDTTPSISEKQNQNSNREEVVKEKIILLQEKNIQRLNELVRSLREQLVQCRSKNVTKNQTVSFLTERVTELERHQMFDD